The sequence TGGTTCGATGCGGTGATTCTGCGTCGCGCCATCGAAATCAACAGCGTCTCGGGCATCTGCCTGACCAAGCTCGATGTGCTCGATGGGCTCGAAACCATTCGAATCTGCGTGGCCTACAAGGATCGCAATGGCGAGATGCTGGTCGATGCGCCAACGGATGCGGATAGCTACCAGGGCTTGCAGCCGGTCTACGAAGAGCTGCCGGGCTGGTCCGAGTCCACCGTTGGCTTGAAGTCGCTCGATGAGCTGCCTGCCAACGCGCGCGCCTATATCAAGCGGATCGAGGAGCTCGTCGAGGCGCCGATCGACATCATTTCGACTGGTCCGGATCGCAACGAGACGATCGTGTTGCGCCACCCGTACGCCTGATCAATCTGGCGTTGCAAAAGGCCGCCCTTGGGCGGCCTTTTTCTTTTCAGGGGCTGGCGTCGTCAGGTGTGCTGGGCGCCTGGACAGGCCGCCCTGTATGCGCGCGCGGGGCAGAAACGAAAAAACCGAGCCAATGGCTCGGTTTTTTCTGAAGAGTGGTGCCCAGGAGAAGACTCGAACTTCCACGATGTTGCCATCGCTAGGACCTGAACCTAGTGCGTCTACCAATTCCGCCACCTGGGCACATTGCGATGATTGCTCACCGACTTCTTGTCGATTGCTGGTCGAGGTCGACAGCCTCGTTACCTATGAGACGCTTGCGAAGCGCAAGAATTTCATCGAAATAAATGGTGCCCAGGAGAAGACTCGAACTTCCACGGTGTTGCCACCGCTAGGACCTGAACCTAGTGCGTCTACCAATTCCGCCACCTGGGCACTGCAAACGATGATACTTCATCGTTTCCGTGTTACAACGTCTACCAGACATTGTGGGCGCGAACTATACGGGCGAGGTTATGCCTTGTAAAGCCCCGTGCAGGAAAAATAATTCGCGCGAAACGTGCCGCCGACGTGCGTTTCGCGCTTCAATAGATATAGGGCGTTCTGCCTCTATAAATGAATGAAAGGTGACATCTCTTAATGGCCGATTGGCAATCCCTCGATCCCGAGGCCGCCCGTGAAGCGGAAAAGTACGAAAACCCCATTCCTAGCCGCGAGCTGATTCTCCAGCACTTGAGCGAGCGTGGCTCGCCGGCGGCACGTGAGCAGTTGGTGGAAGAGTTCGGATTATCTTCCGAGGATGACATTGAAGCTCTACGCCGCCGTTTGCGTGCGATGGAGCGTGACGGTCAGCTCATCTATACCCGGCGCGGCACCTATGCCCCGGTGGACAAGCTGGACCTGGTATGCGGTCGCGTCAGCGGCCATCGCGACGGCTTCGGTTTCCTGATTCCCGATGATGGCAGCGACGACCTGTTTCTCAGCCCCGCACAGATGCGTCTGGTCTTCGATGGTGATCGTTGCCTGGCGCGTGTGGCTGGCCTCGACCGCCGTGGTCGCCGCGAAGGTGCGATCGTGGAAGTCATTAGCCGCGCGCATGAAACGATCGTTGGGCGTTATCAGGAAGAAAGCGGAATCGGCTTCGTCATGGCCGACAATCCCAAGATCCAGCAGGAAGTACTGGTGACGCCGGGCCGCTCCATGGACGCCAAGCCCGGTCAGTTCGTCGAAATCAGAATCACCCATTGGCCGACCCAGCGTTTCCAGCCGCAAGGCGACGTGGTGGAGGTGATCGGCAATTACATGGCGCCGGGTATGGAAATCGACGTTGCGCTGCGCAGCTTCGACATTCCCCATGTCTGGCCTGATGCGGTCAAGCGCGAGGCGGCCAAGCTCAAGCCGGAAGTCGAAGAAAAGGACAAGCACAAGCGTGTCGACCTGCGTCATCTTCCCTTCGTCACCATCGATGGCGAGGATGCGCGGGATTTCGACGACGCCGTCTATTGCGAGAAACTCAGCGGCTGGAAGCTGTTCTCCGGCGGTTTTCGCCTGTATGTGGCGATTGCGGACGTCTCGCACTACGTCAAGGTGGGCTCGGCCCTGGACAAGGAAGCCGAGTTGCGTGGCACCTCGGTGTACTTCCCTGAACGCGTCGTGCCGATGCTCCCCGAGGAGCTGTCGAATGGTCTCTGCTCGCTGAATCCGCATGTCGACCGCCTGGCCATGGTTTGCGAAATCACCCTGAGCAAATCGGGGAAGATGACCGACTACCAGTTCTACGAGGCCGTGATCCACTCTCACGCCCGGCTGACCTACAACAAAGTCAGCAGCATGCTGGAGCAGCCATCTTCGGCCGAAGGCAAGCGTCTGATCGGCGAGTATGGGGATGTGCTGCCACACCTCAAGCAGCTCTATGCACTGTACAAGGTGTTGCTCAAGGCCCGCCATACGCGCGGTGCGATCGACTTCGAAACCCAGGAGACGCGGATCGTCTTCGGCGCCGAGCGCAAGATCGCGGCGATCAAACCCACCGAGCGCAACGACGCGCACAAGCTGATCGAGGAATGCATGCTGTGCGCCAACGTCGCCACGGCGCGCTTTCTTCAGGACCATGATCTGCCCGGCTTGTACCGTGTTCATGACGGTCCGCCTTTGGAGCGCCAGGAAAAACTGCGCGCCTTCCTTGGTGAGCTGGGCCTGACGCTGCACAAGGGCAAGGAGGGTCCGACGCCCAAGGATTACCAGGCGCTGCTGGAGCGCATCCAGGGGCGTCCGGATTTTCATGTGATCCAGACGGTGATGCTGCGCTCGCTCAGCCAGGCGGTCTACAGTCCGGACAACAACGGGCATTTCGGCCTGAACTACGAGGCCTACGCGCACTTCACCTCGCCGATTCGCCGCTATCCGGATCTGCTGATTCACCGTGCGATCCGCAGCGTGATTCGCTCACGCCGCGATACGTCGCACGTGCGCCGCGAAGGCGCCACGAGCATGCCCAAGGCGCGCATCTATCCGTACGACGAAGCCGCCCTGGAACAGTTGGGCGAACAATGCTCGATGACCGAACGGCGTGCTGACGAAGCGACCCGCGACGTGGTGAACTGGCTCAAATGCGAGTTCATGAAGGATCGGGTCGGCGAGAGTTTTCCGGGCGTCATCACGGCGGTTACCGGCTTCGGTCTGTTCGTTGAACTCACTGATATCTATGTCGAAGGCTTGGTGCACGTGACCGCCATGCCAGGCGATTACTACCACTTCGATCCCCTGCATCACCGGCTCTCCGGTGAGCGCAGCGGGCGTAATTTCCGACTCGGCGACAGCGTCGAGGTGCGGGTGATGCGCGTCGACCTGGACGAGCGCAAGATCGACTTCGAATTGATCAGCGGCGGCAGCAAGAGCGGAACGGGTGATCGTGGCGCGGCGGATGCTCGTGGTGCTCGCAAGGATGGGCGCGGCAAGAAGTCGGAGACATCGACCGCCAGGGAGCGGGAGCCGGTCAGTGCGGACGTCCGCAAGAGCCGCGAGATGAAAAAGGCCTTGCTTGACGACGCCAAGGGCGGCCGGCCGGCGAAGAGCAAACCCAAGCGCAGCTCATCGAAGCCCAAGGCCGCAGGCAAATCGTCGGCCAAGCCGGACGGTAGCGCGCCGCGCAAGCGTAAGGCCAAGCCATGAGCGATCTGGAAAAGATCTACGGCCTTCATGCCGTAGAGGCTTTGCTGCGGCATCATCCGAAGCGGGTCAAGCAGGTCTGGCTGGCCGAGGGGCGCGACGATCCGCGGGTGCAGGCGCTGGTCCAGTTGGCCGCGCAGGCCAAGGTGCGCGTCGGCCAGTGCGAGCGGCGCGAGATGGATGCCTGGGTCGAAGGTGTGCATCAGGGCGTTGTCGCCGACGTCAGCCCCAGCCAGGTCTGGGGCGATGCGATGCTCGAGGAGTTGCTGGATCGAACCGAGGGTCCGCCGTTGTTGCTCGTGCTCGACGGTGTCACCGACCCCCATAATCTCGGCGCCTGTCTGCGAACGGCCGATGCGGCCGGCGCGCTGGCCGTGATCATTCCCAAGGACAAGTCCGCCACCCTGAACGCTACGGTGCGCAAGGTGGCCTGCGGTGCGGCGGAAGTCATTCCCCTGGTCGCGGTCACCAACCTTGCACGGACGCTGGAAAAACTCCAGCAGCGCGGGCTGTGGGTCGTGGGGACGGCGGGTGAGGCCGAACAGGACATCTACGATCAGGATCTCAGCGGGCCCATCGTCCTGGTGATGGGGGCCGAGGGCAAGGGCATGCGCCGCCTGACTCGGGAGCACTGCGATTTCCTGGTCAAGCTGCCAATGGCCGGAAGCGTAAGCAGCCTCAACGTATCGGTCGCCACAGGCGTCTGCCTGTTCGAAGCGCTGCGCCAGCGCCGCCCGGCGAGCCGCTGACACAACGCGACGGCGCCGGCAGGCGCCGATCCTGCGCCAATGCCCGCTCCCTCGAAACCGATCGTGCCCTGTGCGGTCAATTATCTGTTCCGGGGCTGTCTGGCGGTCTCTGAATCAATATTTGGTCGGTGCCTGGTTCTGCCTGGCGCCAGTGTTTGATCGCAGCCGGCGACAGGCTCGCATCATGGAGGTTGTATGCCGCAACGCCCGCCTTTCGAGGCATTGTTCAGGAATTCTCCGAACGCCTACCTGCTGCTTGATCGCGAGCTGACCATCCTGGATGCCAACGAGGCGTACCTGAAGCTCACCGATCGTGCGCTCGAAGACATCGTCGGGCGGCGTATACATGATGCGTTCGCCGCTGATCCGCAGGCGCCGGAAACCACTCACGTCGACGAGCTGCTGGAATCGTTTTCACGCGTTCTGCGTAGCAAAACCGTCGATACGCTTCCGGTCATTCGCTATTCGATCGCGGTGAGTTCGGCTACCGGGACGGCGTACCAAGATCGCTACTGGAGCGCGACACACACGGCGATACTCGACGAGCAGGGGGAAGTGAGCGCCATCCTGCAGCACACTGTGGACATCACCGAGCTGCAGTCGCTGAAAGCGTCGCTGCGTTCGGCCGAGCTGCGTGGCCAGCCCCTGCAGCAGATCGAGGCTGCGATCATGTCGCGTGCCCGGTCGATGCAGGATGAAGGCAATCAGTTGCGCCAGTTGTTCGCCCAGGCGCCGGGCTTTGTCTGTTTTCTGCGCGGCCCGGAGCATGTATTCGAGCTGGTCAACGAGGCCTATCAGCAATTGACAGGCCATCGCGAGCTGCTTGGCAAGCGGGTACTCGATGGCTTGCCCGAATTGCAGGGGCAAGCCTTCATCGATCTCCTGGATCAGGTCTACCGGTCCGGCGAGCCGTATATCGGCAGGGGAATGCGGGCGCTGCTGCAGCGCCATCCCGGCATGGCGCCTGAGGAGGTGTTCGTTGACTTCGTGTTCCAGCCGATCATCGAACGCGACGGGCGCGTGTCGGGCATTTTCGTGCAGGGCAGTGACGTAACCGAGCAGCAGCGCAGTCAGTGGGAGTTGCAGGAGCATCGCGAGCATCTCGAGGAACTGGTTCGCGAGCGCACGCGCGAGCTGATGCATAGCGAGTCCGAGCGGCGAGTGGCCGAGGCGGCGTTGATGCAGTCGCAGAAGCTCGAGGCGGTGGGCAAGCTGACCGGCGGCATCGCGCATGACTTCAACAACATGCTGCAGATCATCGGCGGAAACCTTCAATTGCTGCGCCGTAACCTGGGTGCGGACGAGACCGCGCAGCGGCGCCTGGAGTCGGCTGTCGGCGGTGTGGAGAAGGGCGCCCGCCTGGCGTCCCAGCTGCTTGCCTTCGCCAGCCGCCAGCCGCCAGCCGCTACAGCCCCAGTCGGTCGACCTGGGCGAGCTGCTCGGGCAGATGAGCGAGTTGATGAGTGGCGCGCTGGGGCGGGCGGTGCAGGTGGATGTCGATATCCAGCCGAACCTGTGGCCGGTTTTCGCCGACGTGGGCAATCTGCAGGCGGCGATCCTCAATCTTGCGGTCAATGCGCGTGATGCGATGACCGATGGCGGTGACTTGTTCGTGCGCTTGCGCAATCGCTCACTGGATGCCGAGCAGGTTGCGTCTCACCCCAATGCTGCGGCGGGCCCCTACGTCGAGCTGAGCGTCATCGATGAGGGCGAAGGCATGCACCCCGAGGTGCTGGAGCGCGCGTTCGAGCCGTTCTTCACGACCCGCCAGGACGCCAATGCTTCCGGGCTTGGCTTGAGCATGGTGTACGGCTTCGTCCGGCAAACGGGCGGTTTCGTCGTGCTGGAGAGCGAGGAAGGGCGCGGTACGTCCGTCCGGGTCTACCTGCCGAGCAGCGTCGGCGAAGGGGCGCACGCGGCGCACGAAACGGCGCAGGCCGATGGTCGCGGCTCGATGGTCGAGTCGGGCGCCTCCGACTCGGCGCCAGCGCCATCGGGTGGCATGCGTATTCTTTTCGTCGAGGATGACCCTACGCTGCGCATGTTGACGGGCGAGGTGATGGAGGAACTCGGTCACGAGGTCAGTCTCTGCGAATCGGCCGAGGCTGCGATCGACCTGCTCGAGCAGCGTCGCTTCGATGTGCTGGTGACCGATGTGGGGCTCGCCGGCATGAGCGGTATCGAGCTGGTGCGCCAGGCGAAGGCGCGCGATGCGGCGCTGAGCGTCGTCATCGCTTCCGGTTACGCCATCAATGCCCGGGACGAAGGGCTGGACGACCTGCGTACGATGCTCAAGCCCTACGACATCCATCAGGTCAGGTCGCTGCTCGATAGCATCCGGGCTGAGCGGACAATGGCTGGGCACGGCTGAGCAGCGTTGGTCAAATATTCACCACAGCGCCTTGCGCGCTTGGCCGGGCTTCTCTAGAATTGCGCCCCTTGCCCGGATGGCAGGCGTTTGCGCGCCTCTCTGGCAGGCAAGACAACATACTCATTCACTCCTTGCCTGATCCGTATCGTGCGGCAGGCTGCAACCCGTAAGGAGCAACAATGCGTCATTACGAAATCATCTTTCTGGTCCACCCCGACCAGAGCGAGCAGGTTGGCGGCATGGTGGAGCGTTACACCAAGCTGATCGAAGAAGATGGCGGCAAGATCCATCGTCTGGAAGATTGGGGCCGTCGTCAGCTGGCTTACGCCATCAACAACGTCCACAAGGCTCACTACGTGATGCTGAACGTCGAGTGCAGCGGCAAGGCACTGGCCGAGCTGGAAGACAACTTCCGCTACAACGACGCCGTCATCCGTAACCTGGTCATTCGTCGCGATGAAGCCGAGACTGAACAGTCCGAGATGCTAAAGGCCGAGGAAAACCGTAGCGAGCGCCGTGAGCGTCGTGATCGCCCTGAATCTGACTCTGTCAATGAAAACGACAGTGACAGCGACAGCCGCGACAACAACGCTGACGAGTAATCCACGGACCTATTGAGGAGCCTATTTCATGGCACGTTTTTTCCGTCGTCGTAAGTTCTGCCGTTTCACCGCAGAAAACGTGAAAGAGATCGATTACAAGGATCTCAACACACTGAAGGCCTACATTTCCGAAACCGGCAAGATCGTTCCTAGCCGTATCACCGGAACCAAAGCACGCTATCAGCGCCAGCTGGCCACCGCTATCAAGCGCGCCCGTTTCCTGGCCCTGCTGCCCTACACCGACAGCCACGGCCGTTGATCGAACTGTTCGACAGACGTAAAGGATAAATCGCATGCGCGCCCTGGCTGACTTCATCATGCGCGGCCGTATGCAGGCGATTGTTGTAGTGGCTGGCTCCGCGGCGCTGCCGATGTTGTTCTGGCTGTGTGCCGCTGCAGGAAGCCTGGTGTTGTTGCGTCGCGGGCTGAATGACGCGCTGGGCGTATTGGTCTGGGCTGTATTGCCCGCCCTGGTCTGGTGGTATTTCGGCGATCCGCGCACGCTGTTGGTATTGCTGGGATCGTTCGGGTTGGCGCTGTTGTTGCGCAACCAGCGTTCCTGGCGCCAAGTGTTGTTGTGCAGTGTGGGGCTCGGGTTGCTGTATGCCTGGGCCCTTGGAATGGTTTTCGGCGAGCCGATCGCGGCGCTCGCCACCGAATTGCAGAAAGTGCTTCCTGACATGCTGTCGGATGCCTATCAGCAGCTTTCGGTGGAAGAGCAGGCGCGCTTGGGTGCGTTGCTGACACCGGTTCTGACCGGTTTGCTGGCGGCGCTGCTGCAGATCACGACGCTGCTCAGCCTGATGCTTGGACGATACTGGCAGGCGTTGCTGTACAACCCGGGTGGTTTCGGGCTCGAGTTCCGGGCGCTGCGTTTTTCACCAGTGCCGGCGATGCTGCTCCTGGTGGGCATGTTGCTTGGACCGAGTCTCGGCGTGCAGGTGGCGATGCTGGCTCCGCTGTGCAGTGTTCCACTGGTGTTTGCCGGTATCGCACTGATGCATGGACTGGTGGCGCAGAACCGGATGTCGCGGTTCTGGCTGGTGGGGCTTTACGTCACGCTGGTGTTGTTCATGCAGTTGATTTATCCGCTACTGGCCGTCTTGGCCATTGTCGACAGCTTGTTTGATTTTCGCGGTCGGGCATCTCGTGATGACGATGCGGGACCTGCGAACGGTGAAGGTTAAAAGTTAAGAGGTAAGACTCAAATGGAAGTCATCCTGCTGGAAAAAGTCGCGAACCTGGGCAACCTGGGCGACAAGGTAAACGTCAAGTCTGGTTACGGCCGCAACTATCTGCTGCCGCAGCGCAAGGCTACTGCTGCGACCCCGGCCAATATCGCCGAGTTCGAAGCGCGCCGTGCCGATCTGGAAAAAGCTGCTGCCGAGCGTAAGGCTTCCGCCGAAACTCGCGCTGCCCAGCTGTCCGAACTGGAAGTCACCATCACCGCCACTGCGGGCGATGAGGGCAAGCTGTTCGGTTCCATCGGTACGCACGACATCGCCGACGCCCTGACCGCCTCCGGCGTTGAAGTGGCCAAGAGCGAAATCCGCCTGCCAAACGGAACCATCCGTCAGGTCGGCGAATACGACGTAGCCGTGCATCTGCACACCGACGTCGAAGCGACCGTGAAGCTGATCGTGGTTGCTGGCTGAGACCGGCCTGCGTCTGGCACCCCTGGTGCCTGACGCGTAACATCGGGCACGTTTCCACGCGAGTGGAACGTGCCTTTTGTTTTTCTGAACGAAATTCGAGTGCCATGAACGACATCAGTGTGCCCCAACAGTACGACCTGGAAACCGCAGCGCTCAAGGTGCCGCCTCATTCCATCGAGGCCGAGCAGGCCGTACTGGGTGGGCTGATGCTGGATAACAACGCCTGGGAGCGCGTGCTTGACCAGGTGTCGGATGGCGATTTCTACCGCCACGACCACCGGCTTATCTTCCGTGCCATCTTCACCCTGGCCGAACGCAACTCGCCGTTCGACGTCGTGACGCTGTCCGAACAGTTGGACAAGGAAGGTCACCTGTCGCAAGTGGGCGGCCTCGCTTATCTGGGCGA is a genomic window of Stutzerimonas stutzeri containing:
- a CDS encoding response regulator; amino-acid sequence: MTDGGDLFVRLRNRSLDAEQVASHPNAAAGPYVELSVIDEGEGMHPEVLERAFEPFFTTRQDANASGLGLSMVYGFVRQTGGFVVLESEEGRGTSVRVYLPSSVGEGAHAAHETAQADGRGSMVESGASDSAPAPSGGMRILFVEDDPTLRMLTGEVMEELGHEVSLCESAEAAIDLLEQRRFDVLVTDVGLAGMSGIELVRQAKARDAALSVVIASGYAINARDEGLDDLRTMLKPYDIHQVRSLLDSIRAERTMAGHG
- the rlmB gene encoding 23S rRNA (guanosine(2251)-2'-O)-methyltransferase RlmB is translated as MSDLEKIYGLHAVEALLRHHPKRVKQVWLAEGRDDPRVQALVQLAAQAKVRVGQCERREMDAWVEGVHQGVVADVSPSQVWGDAMLEELLDRTEGPPLLLVLDGVTDPHNLGACLRTADAAGALAVIIPKDKSATLNATVRKVACGAAEVIPLVAVTNLARTLEKLQQRGLWVVGTAGEAEQDIYDQDLSGPIVLVMGAEGKGMRRLTREHCDFLVKLPMAGSVSSLNVSVATGVCLFEALRQRRPASR
- the rnr gene encoding ribonuclease R yields the protein MADWQSLDPEAAREAEKYENPIPSRELILQHLSERGSPAAREQLVEEFGLSSEDDIEALRRRLRAMERDGQLIYTRRGTYAPVDKLDLVCGRVSGHRDGFGFLIPDDGSDDLFLSPAQMRLVFDGDRCLARVAGLDRRGRREGAIVEVISRAHETIVGRYQEESGIGFVMADNPKIQQEVLVTPGRSMDAKPGQFVEIRITHWPTQRFQPQGDVVEVIGNYMAPGMEIDVALRSFDIPHVWPDAVKREAAKLKPEVEEKDKHKRVDLRHLPFVTIDGEDARDFDDAVYCEKLSGWKLFSGGFRLYVAIADVSHYVKVGSALDKEAELRGTSVYFPERVVPMLPEELSNGLCSLNPHVDRLAMVCEITLSKSGKMTDYQFYEAVIHSHARLTYNKVSSMLEQPSSAEGKRLIGEYGDVLPHLKQLYALYKVLLKARHTRGAIDFETQETRIVFGAERKIAAIKPTERNDAHKLIEECMLCANVATARFLQDHDLPGLYRVHDGPPLERQEKLRAFLGELGLTLHKGKEGPTPKDYQALLERIQGRPDFHVIQTVMLRSLSQAVYSPDNNGHFGLNYEAYAHFTSPIRRYPDLLIHRAIRSVIRSRRDTSHVRREGATSMPKARIYPYDEAALEQLGEQCSMTERRADEATRDVVNWLKCEFMKDRVGESFPGVITAVTGFGLFVELTDIYVEGLVHVTAMPGDYYHFDPLHHRLSGERSGRNFRLGDSVEVRVMRVDLDERKIDFELISGGSKSGTGDRGAADARGARKDGRGKKSETSTAREREPVSADVRKSREMKKALLDDAKGGRPAKSKPKRSSSKPKAAGKSSAKPDGSAPRKRKAKP
- a CDS encoding PAS domain-containing protein, which encodes MPQRPPFEALFRNSPNAYLLLDRELTILDANEAYLKLTDRALEDIVGRRIHDAFAADPQAPETTHVDELLESFSRVLRSKTVDTLPVIRYSIAVSSATGTAYQDRYWSATHTAILDEQGEVSAILQHTVDITELQSLKASLRSAELRGQPLQQIEAAIMSRARSMQDEGNQLRQLFAQAPGFVCFLRGPEHVFELVNEAYQQLTGHRELLGKRVLDGLPELQGQAFIDLLDQVYRSGEPYIGRGMRALLQRHPGMAPEEVFVDFVFQPIIERDGRVSGIFVQGSDVTEQQRSQWELQEHREHLEELVRERTRELMHSESERRVAEAALMQSQKLEAVGKLTGGIAHDFNNMLQIIGGNLQLLRRNLGADETAQRRLESAVGGVEKGARLASQLLAFASRQPPAATAPVGRPGRAARADERVDEWRAGAGGAGGCRYPAEPVAGFRRRGQSAGGDPQSCGQCA
- the rpsF gene encoding 30S ribosomal protein S6 translates to MRHYEIIFLVHPDQSEQVGGMVERYTKLIEEDGGKIHRLEDWGRRQLAYAINNVHKAHYVMLNVECSGKALAELEDNFRYNDAVIRNLVIRRDEAETEQSEMLKAEENRSERRERRDRPESDSVNENDSDSDSRDNNADE
- the rplI gene encoding 50S ribosomal protein L9, giving the protein MEVILLEKVANLGNLGDKVNVKSGYGRNYLLPQRKATAATPANIAEFEARRADLEKAAAERKASAETRAAQLSELEVTITATAGDEGKLFGSIGTHDIADALTASGVEVAKSEIRLPNGTIRQVGEYDVAVHLHTDVEATVKLIVVAG
- the rpsR gene encoding 30S ribosomal protein S18, whose amino-acid sequence is MARFFRRRKFCRFTAENVKEIDYKDLNTLKAYISETGKIVPSRITGTKARYQRQLATAIKRARFLALLPYTDSHGR